The genomic window GTTGGACGAGCGTCGGGACGCTCGGCTGCTTGATCGGCGGCGTCGTCGTGCTCCTGCTCTGGGGGTGGTTCGAGGTACGCTCCGCCAGCCCACTCGTCGACCTGCGCATCGCCGCCAGGCGGACGGTGCTCTTCACGAACCTCGCGTCCATCACGGTCGGCTTCGCCTTCTTCGGCAGCACGGTCGTCCTCCCAGGCATCCTCGAGGCGCCGGTCGGCACCGGGGTCGGTCTCGGGCAGAACATGCTCATCGCGAGCCTCTGCCTCATGCCGAGCGGTCTCATCATGTGGGCGATGTCGCCGGTCGCCGCGCGGTTGACCGCAGCCAAGGGCGCCCGATTGAGCCTGCTGATCGGCATCGCGATCATCGCGGTCGGGTACGCGATCGCGATCGGACTCATGACCGAGGTCTGGCACACCGTGCTCACGGCCACCGCGGTCGGCTTCGGAGTGGGGTTCGCCTACGCCGCCATGCCGACGCTCATCATGGGTGCCGTCCCGCCCAGCGAGACGGCGGCGTCCAACGGACTCAACTCCGTCATGCGGACGCTCGGTTCCACGATCGCGAGTGCGGTGATCGGCGCCATCCTGGCCTCCCAGGTCGTGACCGACGGAGCTGTCACGACACCCAGTGCGGACGCCTTCCGCCTGAGCTTCGCGATCTGCGCTGCAGCAGCAGTCGTCGGACTCGTCTGCACGATCCTGCTGCCGCGGCACCTGGCCAAGGACACCCGATCCAGTCTCCACGAGGGCTGACGGGCGATCAGCCCACGATCCCGAGCGCGAACGGGAGGACCGGGCCGGCCCCTGCGCGGCGGAGCGCGCGACCGGCGACGGTGAGCGTCCACCGACTGTCGGCGCGGTCGTCGACGAGCAGGACCGGCGCACCCTCGAGCGCTGCGAGCTGCGCCCGGAGTTCGGATCCGACGGTGAAGGCGTCCCAGACCCCGGCCAGCCGGTAGGCGCTGTTGCCGCCGGGACCACCGCGCGGGCCGTCGCCGACGAGGTCGAGCTCCCCGAGGTAGGGCAGTCGCCCGAGCGACGCGATGCCCCTCGCCACGGAGTCGACCAGCTGCGGACGCGACCGTGACGGCACACTGACCACGGCGGCCGGTCGTTGCGTCCACGGCCAATCCGCCAGGACGCGGACGCTCGCGTCGATGACCGCGCGGGAGGCGGGAGCATCGGGCGCGCCCGCGGCGAAGAGCTCGCGGAGGACACCGCCCCAGCCGAGGTCGGTGAGCCGAGCGAGGGCGCGCCCGGCCTCGAGGCGGTCCTCGAGCGCGATGCGTCCCTTCACCGCTGCGCCGTCCGCGGTGACGCCGAGGCGGTCGGCTCCCGTCGGCCATTGCGCCCGCGGTTCGAGCTCGACGCCCACCCGCCCGAGCGCCTCCGACGCCGAAGCGGCCGCCGCACTGTCGAGTTCGGTGGGGAACCACGGCCCGGCGCACCGGTCGCATCGGCCACAGGGCACCGCGCTCGCGTCGTCGAGCTCACGTTGCAGCACGAGCATCCGGCACTCGTCGCCCCGCTCGTAGGCCAGCATCGCCTGCTGCTCCGCCACCCTGGCCTCGGCGATCCGCCGGTACCGCTCCCGGTCGTAGACCCACGGCTGCCCGGTCGACACCCACCCCCCGGCCACCCGCTGGACCGCGCCGTCCACGTCGAGCACCTTGAGGAGGAGTTCGAGGGGTGTGCGACGCAGGTTCACGAGTGCCTCGAGCGCGGGCGTGGACCGCGGCTGGCTGTCGAGTGCGTCGAGGACCGCGGTGGCCCGCGCTTCGTCCGGCATCGACGCGGTCGCGAAGTACTGCCAGATCTCCTCGTCCTCCGCTCCGGGCAGGAGCAGGACGTCTGCGTGCTCGGTGGCACGGCCCGCACGACCGACCTGCTGGTAGTACGCGACCGGCGAGGACGGAGCGCCGAGGTGCACGACGAACCCGAGGTCCGGTTTGTCGAACCCCATGCCGAGCGCGCTCGTCGCGACCAGCGCCTTCAGGCGGTTCTCCTTGAGGAGCCGTTCGGACTCCTCGCGTTCGTCGGGATCGGTCCGGCCGGTGTACGCCCGGACCTCGTGACCGGCCTCGCGCAGCAGCCGCGCGGTGTCCTCCGCGGCGGACACCGTGAGCGTGTAGATGATGCCGGACCCGGTGAGCCCGCCGAGGTGGCTGAGCAGCCAGGTGAGGCGGTCCCGTGACTCCGGCAGCCGGAGCACGCCGAGCCGGAGGGACGCCCTCGCGAGCGAGCCACGGATGGTGAGCACCTCGGCTCCGCGGGAGGCTGCGGCACCGGGTGCGGTGAGCTGCTCGGCGATGTCGCGGACGACGCGTGCGTTGGCCGTCGCGGTGGTCGCCAAGACCGGGACCTCGGTAGGAAGACGCCCGATCAGTTCCGCGAGCCGCCGGTAGTCGGGTCGGAAATCGTGACCCCAGTCGGAGATGCAGTGCGCCTCGTCCACCACCAGCATGCCCGTGCGGGCCACGAGGGTCGGGAGCTGCTCATCGCGGAAGCGCGGATTGTTGAGCCGCTCGGGTGAAACGAGCAGGACGTCGACCTCGTCGGCCTCCAGCCGCGCCCGGACGTCGTCCCATTCGTGCGCGTTCGCCGAGTTGATCGCCACCGCGCGCACACCGGCGCGCTCGGCGGCCGCCACCTGGTCGCGCATGAGCGCGAGCAACGGCGAGACCAACAGGGTCGGCCCGGCGCCCCGTCGGCGCAGGAGGGCGGTCGCGATGAAGTAGACGGCGGACTTGCCCCAACCGGTGCGCTGGACGACGAGCGCACGACGATGTTCGTCGACGAGCGCGAGGATCGCCTCGAGCTGACCGTCGTGGAACGTGGCCCCCGGAACGCCCGTGAGTGCGGCGAGCGCCGATGTGGCCTCGGCGACCGATCCGGTGGGGGCTGGTTCGGGGTGGGCGGGGGTGGGCGTGCTGGGGTGGGACATGCGGCAAGTCTGTCAGGAGCTGCTGACGGTGGACTGCGTCGGTGTCTCGGAGGGGCGGTGTCCCGTCGGTCGGTCGGTTGTGGAGGAGCCGCTAGCGATCGTCCGCGGCGGCGACGAGTTCGGCGATGACGAGCTTGGTCTGCCCCATCATGCATCGCATGGCTCGTGCCGCGCGTTCACGGTCGGGGTCGTTCTGCAGTTCGGCGAGGATGCCGGGCACGATCTGCC from Plantibacter flavus includes these protein-coding regions:
- a CDS encoding MFS transporter produces the protein MTQDSAQPDDHDEDQPEAERPWLSDEEREALRKPLPERAVVTSLAFTGLVAAFMMTLVTPLVPSLPTILGVHASDSMWVVTATLLSAAVATPIAGRLGDLYGKRRMVLVLLGIMMAGSVLAAFSSTIVPLIVARALQGMAMGVIPLGISILRDVLHAKRLGPAVALVSATLGIGGAVGLPISAVISQYLDWHVLFWVAGALGLIGFVLVARFVPVSTLRSEGGFDWIGAIGLAAGLVPILLAVSKGNEWGWTSVGTLGCLIGGVVVLLLWGWFEVRSASPLVDLRIAARRTVLFTNLASITVGFAFFGSTVVLPGILEAPVGTGVGLGQNMLIASLCLMPSGLIMWAMSPVAARLTAAKGARLSLLIGIAIIAVGYAIAIGLMTEVWHTVLTATAVGFGVGFAYAAMPTLIMGAVPPSETAASNGLNSVMRTLGSTIASAVIGAILASQVVTDGAVTTPSADAFRLSFAICAAAAVVGLVCTILLPRHLAKDTRSSLHEG
- a CDS encoding RecQ family ATP-dependent DNA helicase codes for the protein MSHPSTPTPAHPEPAPTGSVAEATSALAALTGVPGATFHDGQLEAILALVDEHRRALVVQRTGWGKSAVYFIATALLRRRGAGPTLLVSPLLALMRDQVAAAERAGVRAVAINSANAHEWDDVRARLEADEVDVLLVSPERLNNPRFRDEQLPTLVARTGMLVVDEAHCISDWGHDFRPDYRRLAELIGRLPTEVPVLATTATANARVVRDIAEQLTAPGAAASRGAEVLTIRGSLARASLRLGVLRLPESRDRLTWLLSHLGGLTGSGIIYTLTVSAAEDTARLLREAGHEVRAYTGRTDPDEREESERLLKENRLKALVATSALGMGFDKPDLGFVVHLGAPSSPVAYYQQVGRAGRATEHADVLLLPGAEDEEIWQYFATASMPDEARATAVLDALDSQPRSTPALEALVNLRRTPLELLLKVLDVDGAVQRVAGGWVSTGQPWVYDRERYRRIAEARVAEQQAMLAYERGDECRMLVLQRELDDASAVPCGRCDRCAGPWFPTELDSAAAASASEALGRVGVELEPRAQWPTGADRLGVTADGAAVKGRIALEDRLEAGRALARLTDLGWGGVLRELFAAGAPDAPASRAVIDASVRVLADWPWTQRPAAVVSVPSRSRPQLVDSVARGIASLGRLPYLGELDLVGDGPRGGPGGNSAYRLAGVWDAFTVGSELRAQLAALEGAPVLLVDDRADSRWTLTVAGRALRRAGAGPVLPFALGIVG